In Leisingera sp. S132, the following are encoded in one genomic region:
- the repB gene encoding plasmid partitioning protein RepB, with amino-acid sequence MTSKKSRLSMLDSLAAAGAPVSSPAPATPMMSSNRALRSARDAVDSHRVWDLEPHQIEDTRVHDRLDPNDIHDLRDAIEANGQTVPILVRRHPSEADRYLLVYGRRRLEAIRASDKVTKVRALVATLDDDAAVRAQISENMARRDLSFIEKALFAQELVENGFGNQSQVAEVLTVTKSSVSMAIAIAEAVGPDLIRAIGPAQGIGRPRWDALAKAIAASGTSQEGLIAIAQKEYDDFTMRAVNGTAEAEPADPSVLAFEAVFSAAGAAPAPQKPAKPAKARTLSQPLTVDGLRSATLRRTAKGVSLELPGGGFADWLEAEAQTLIEELHARWQSRGEE; translated from the coding sequence ATGACCAGCAAGAAATCCCGCCTCTCGATGCTCGACAGCCTGGCCGCGGCCGGCGCGCCGGTCTCCTCCCCTGCCCCGGCGACGCCGATGATGTCCAGCAACCGCGCCCTGCGCTCGGCCCGCGACGCGGTGGATTCGCACCGCGTCTGGGATCTGGAACCGCATCAGATCGAGGACACCCGCGTCCACGACCGGCTCGACCCCAACGACATCCACGACCTGCGCGACGCGATTGAGGCCAACGGCCAGACCGTGCCGATCCTGGTGCGCCGCCACCCGTCTGAGGCCGACCGCTACCTGCTGGTCTACGGCCGCCGCCGGCTGGAGGCGATCCGCGCCTCCGACAAGGTCACCAAGGTCCGCGCCCTGGTCGCCACTCTGGATGATGACGCCGCCGTGCGTGCGCAGATTTCCGAAAACATGGCGCGCCGCGACCTCTCCTTCATCGAAAAGGCGCTGTTCGCGCAGGAGCTGGTCGAAAACGGTTTCGGCAACCAGTCGCAGGTCGCCGAGGTGCTGACCGTCACCAAATCCTCCGTCTCCATGGCCATCGCCATTGCCGAGGCGGTGGGCCCCGATCTGATCCGCGCCATCGGCCCGGCTCAGGGCATCGGCCGCCCCCGTTGGGACGCGCTGGCCAAGGCAATTGCCGCCAGCGGCACCAGTCAGGAGGGGCTGATTGCCATCGCCCAGAAGGAATACGACGATTTCACCATGCGGGCCGTCAACGGCACCGCCGAGGCTGAACCCGCCGATCCTTCGGTTCTGGCGTTTGAGGCGGTGTTCAGCGCCGCTGGCGCCGCCCCTGCCCCGCAGAAACCGGCCAAACCCGCCAAGGCGCGCACCCTCAGCCAGCCGCTGACCGTGGATGGGCTGCGCAGCGCCACCCTGCGCCGCACCGCCAAGGGCGTCAGCCTGGAACTGCCCGGCGGCGGCTTTGCCGACTGGCTGGAGGCAGAGGCGCAAACACTGATTGAAGAGCTTCACGCACGCTGGCAGTCGCGCGGC
- the repA gene encoding plasmid partitioning protein RepA, with protein sequence MDHTYTPEDLNAVIRQHSEWIAAQLHAQRESLFPPNASKTMRKFTSGEAASLLGVNDSYLRKLHLDGKGPSPELTAGNRRQYSAEDIRELRELLEKTARKPGDYLPGRRDGDHMQIIGVMNFKGGSGKTTTSAHLAQRLALKGYRVLAIDLDPQASLTALHGVQPEFDLKDGGTLYDAIRYDDPAPISSVIRKTYIPNLDLIPGNLELMEFEHDTPRALAQGSAGLFFFRVKEALTQVDSDYDVVVIDCPPQLGFLTMSALSAATGVLVTIHPEMLDVMSMSQFLRMTADLMDVIAQSGADMSHDWMRYLLTRYEPSDAPQNRIVAFLRTMYGDKVLNAPMLKSTAISDAGLTKQTLYEVERSAFTRSTYDRAVESLNAVNDEISQLIQETWGRP encoded by the coding sequence ATGGATCATACATACACACCTGAGGATCTCAATGCGGTGATCCGCCAGCATTCCGAATGGATTGCGGCCCAGCTGCACGCGCAGCGCGAAAGCCTGTTCCCGCCGAATGCCTCCAAGACCATGCGCAAATTCACCTCCGGCGAGGCCGCAAGCCTCTTGGGCGTGAATGATTCCTACCTGCGCAAGCTGCATCTGGACGGCAAGGGCCCCTCGCCCGAGCTGACCGCCGGCAACCGCCGCCAGTATTCCGCCGAGGACATCCGCGAACTGCGCGAACTGCTGGAAAAAACCGCCCGCAAGCCCGGCGATTACCTGCCCGGCCGCCGCGACGGCGACCATATGCAGATCATCGGCGTGATGAACTTCAAGGGCGGCTCCGGCAAGACCACCACCTCCGCCCATCTGGCGCAGCGCCTCGCGCTCAAGGGCTACCGGGTGCTGGCGATCGACCTCGACCCGCAGGCATCGCTCACCGCGCTGCACGGCGTCCAGCCGGAGTTCGACCTCAAGGACGGCGGCACGCTGTACGATGCCATCCGCTATGACGACCCGGCGCCGATTTCCTCGGTGATCCGCAAGACATACATCCCGAATCTCGATCTCATTCCCGGCAACCTCGAACTGATGGAGTTTGAGCACGACACCCCCCGCGCCCTCGCGCAGGGCAGCGCCGGGCTGTTCTTTTTCCGGGTCAAAGAGGCTCTGACACAGGTCGATTCCGACTATGACGTGGTGGTGATCGACTGCCCGCCACAGCTTGGCTTCCTGACCATGTCGGCGCTCTCCGCTGCCACCGGCGTGCTGGTCACCATCCACCCGGAAATGCTCGACGTGATGTCGATGTCGCAGTTCCTGCGCATGACCGCCGACCTGATGGACGTGATCGCCCAGTCCGGCGCCGACATGAGCCACGACTGGATGCGCTACCTGCTCACGCGCTACGAGCCGTCGGACGCGCCGCAGAACCGCATCGTTGCCTTCCTGCGCACCATGTACGGCGACAAGGTGCTGAATGCGCCGATGCTGAAATCCACCGCAATCTCCGACGCAGGCCTCACAAAACAGACCCTATACGAGGTCGAACGCAGCGCTTTCACCCGCTCCACCTATGACCGCGCGGTCGAAAGCCTGAACGCGGTGAACGACGAAATCAGCCAGCTCATTCAGGAAACCTGGGGGCGCCCATGA
- a CDS encoding Fic family protein has protein sequence MAADRPTNLADDGEPITIVEPLIPEEASRHRPALNDLAVELAMASSALRAALPEAVRTPLAGLVRSMNCYYSNLIEGHNTHPVDIERALNQDFSQDQAKRDLQLEAVAHIAVQKWIDEGGLPGHPLDPAVLQEIHRRFCENLPASLLVTRGPDGTETRIIPGAFRTDYVQVGKHVAPSPGAVARLLAHMRKMYGTQGRSGAIIATACAHHRLVWVHPFLDLNGRVSRMVAHAMLRQNVNSEGLWSASRGLARKEAEYKQRLMAADEPRHGGADGRGNLSEQRLAEFAAFFLDTALDQVRFMEQLMQPQALRARVEAWCQGEIRAGRLLTGAETVMREALTLGKLERGSVHGLLGVSDRQARKVTAGLLASGALSSPTQRAPLQLAFPATLAGDWMPGLFPSR, from the coding sequence ATGGCGGCGGACAGGCCAACCAACCTGGCGGATGATGGCGAGCCGATCACCATCGTCGAGCCGCTGATCCCCGAAGAAGCCTCCCGGCACCGCCCTGCCCTCAACGATCTGGCGGTGGAGCTGGCGATGGCCTCCTCCGCCCTGCGCGCCGCGCTGCCAGAGGCGGTCCGCACCCCGCTGGCCGGCCTGGTGCGGTCGATGAACTGCTACTACTCGAACCTGATCGAGGGCCACAACACCCACCCGGTCGACATCGAACGCGCGCTCAATCAGGATTTCAGCCAGGATCAGGCCAAGCGCGATCTGCAGCTGGAGGCGGTTGCCCATATCGCGGTGCAGAAATGGATTGATGAGGGCGGGCTGCCCGGCCACCCGCTCGATCCCGCCGTGCTGCAGGAGATCCACCGCCGGTTCTGCGAGAATCTGCCCGCCAGCCTGCTCGTCACGCGCGGCCCCGACGGCACGGAGACCCGGATCATCCCCGGCGCCTTCCGCACGGATTATGTGCAGGTGGGCAAGCACGTCGCCCCCAGCCCCGGCGCGGTGGCGCGGCTGCTGGCCCATATGCGCAAGATGTATGGCACCCAGGGCCGCAGCGGCGCCATCATCGCCACCGCCTGCGCCCATCACCGGCTGGTCTGGGTGCACCCCTTCCTCGACCTGAACGGGCGGGTGTCGCGCATGGTGGCCCACGCCATGCTGCGCCAGAACGTGAATTCCGAGGGCCTGTGGTCCGCCTCCCGCGGCCTCGCCCGCAAGGAGGCCGAGTACAAACAGCGCCTGATGGCCGCGGATGAGCCCCGCCACGGCGGCGCCGACGGGCGCGGCAACCTGTCGGAGCAGCGGCTGGCAGAATTTGCCGCCTTCTTCCTGGACACCGCGCTGGATCAGGTCCGCTTCATGGAGCAGCTGATGCAGCCGCAGGCCCTGCGCGCCCGGGTTGAGGCCTGGTGCCAGGGTGAAATCCGCGCAGGCCGCCTGCTGACCGGCGCCGAAACGGTGATGCGCGAGGCTCTGACACTGGGCAAACTGGAGCGCGGAAGCGTGCACGGCCTGCTTGGCGTCAGCGACCGCCAGGCCCGCAAGGTGACCGCCGGATTGCTGGCATCCGGCGCCCTCTCCTCGCCAACCCAGCGCGCGCCCCTGCAGCTGGCCTTCCCGGCCACCCTGGCCGGAGACTGGATGCCCGGCCTGTTTCCCAGCCGCTGA